In the genome of Sardina pilchardus chromosome 14, fSarPil1.1, whole genome shotgun sequence, the window acactcgtatcatAATCTACTAAAGAGACAtcctgcatgaacacacacactcgtatcatCATCTACTGACCAGACGTCCTGCGTGAGCTCTCACCTTCTTCTCGAACTCCTCGCCCTGCTTGACCTCGCGGGGGTAGCCGTCGATGAGGTAGCCCTTGGAGGTGTCGGCCTTAGCAACCATAGCGTCCAGGATCATGTCCAGAACTGTGTCCTGAAACAGACATGTGCGTGATTCAGCAGATTCAGCAGATTCAGCAGATGCAGGAGATTCAGCAGATTTAGCAGATTCAGCAGATTCAGCAGATTCAGCAGATTCAGCAGATTTAGCAGATTCAGCAGATTCAGCAGATTCAGCAGATTCAGCAGATTTAGCAGATTCAGGAGCTAGTATGGCAAAGGCATTGGCACAGTAAGTGAGTTCCCTCACTCAAAACCCTCATTCATAACTACACATAACTACACATTTGATTCTTTAAAAATGATAACAGAAAGAGCTCAAAATGCTAAATCTGAGTgccataatgtaggctactcagtGTATGAATGTTACTACTGTACTTAAACTAAGAGGGCATTTCCAAAAGGAATGGAGCCAGGCATCCGAGTTTTCCATTCAcaactttcctctcctcctcctttatcTCACCCCCTTCCAaacaattcagttcagttcaattcaattcaattcaattcaataaatagAACATGAGAGTAAAATAAGACAGATACAAGTGGATACTAGGGCTAATAATGGTCAAAGTAATGGTAATattttgcatctctctctctctctctttctgtctctctctctctctctctctctctctctctctctaatccaaactctctctttcttcctctctccccaccctaTTTCATGTTCCCAGTGTTCCCCTCCCTGTtcatgtgttcacacacacacacacacacacacactctctctctctctctctctccctcaccagaGGCACGAGTTCTCCCTTCTGCATGATGGCCTGGAGGTTCTTGCCCCTCTCGGAGCCAGAGGCCACCTCGGCACGGAGCAGGTCTCCTGAGGACAGGTGAGTGTAGCCGTACTTGGCCACCATCTTCTCACACTGCGTCCCCTTGCCAGAGCCAGGACCACCTGCggaggacacacgcacacacacacacacgcacacgcacacgcacacacacacacacacacacacacacacacgcacacgcacacgcacacgcacacacacacacacacacacacacacacacacacacacacacacacacaaacacatacacacatacaaatacacacacacacacacacacacacacacacatacacacatacacatacaaacacaaatacaggcCTTAGTCCTAGGCTAGCATTCATTTTAAATAgccttgtgtgtactgtagtttattactgtgtaggcctacagggcTAATTAAACCCTGCGTCTAGGCAATGCATGATCCTGATATGACACTAGAAGTTCAGCACTGAAAGAAAAGACTCACCCACAACGAAGATGATCTTCTTTCCCTTGATTTTGTCTGAGTGGGAAAAGAAAACAGTCACAATCCGAGCTAGTTAGAAATGTTCCCTGAAATGCTCCACAACAGTTGACACCTCACCTGCTGTTGGCCTACATTTTGTAACCTGCTTCTGCTATTAAATGTAACTTACATGAATAAAGTCTACATTTCGTTACTCTCTACCTTTTTGGGACGATTCTGGAGGAGAAACTGATATGTTCTTCATACAAGCACTTCCCATTGTTCTTGTACCAGTTTTTTTCAGTTGAACAACCCAACTCTTTTCACCAGTTCAAAATGTATTCcggtgccatggcaacagctgCTAACTACACAACAATGTCTTTGGGCTTCCTGGATAAACTGCTTCTTTACATGCTAAGTTGagacaaagatccttgattgctccgcttcaaccctctctggttgagACTTGCAGCTCAGATGCAAATTCAGTGCAAATGTGTGGTTAGTAAATATAACAaatataataatagtaataataataataatagaactTAATTTCTATATGTAAATAAACTCTTACTTACTAGGCTAATTGTATTATGGCACTAGGTGTGTAATCATTAAGTGTGGAAAGATTCTGTGCTATGCTACCAGCATTGAATCAGTTTGTTCCTATTTTAGAGTCTAATCTAAGCGTTGTTTAATTTTAAGGGCATGCTCCTTATGACTGCACATTACTGTGCACTGTGGCAGTTTGCATGTTGTTGCAGTTCAACAACTGAACCACTTGAGGGCAGTATAGACTTAACCAAGGCCTTGTACCGGTTTACTGGTAACATGATCTtgtccctccccttcctcctaaCAGATTAGATCAGGTGACCCTCCCTTGGCCTGAATGCAGACCACTGACAGACCCCTCCAAACTCGTCCTCACAAAATGCACTTACTTGCTGTGGGCTGTTTACTTTGTAATGCAGAATATTACACCGTTACACTTTAATTGTGTTCAAAACAAAAAGTGGGTTATTTACCTGCCATGGTGATCTGTTATGGATAATCTGCAatataaaaaagagaaagagagttattTATATCATTATAACATAAATAAATgagttattaatattattataacAAAATGTGAGAATCTGTATGTGAGCAAATTAATGGATAGGTGAATGTATAATGACATTTCCTGAAGTACTTGTATTCGGCATTGGCCTGacgtttttatccaaagcaatgtGCAGACACCTGTTTAGCTGGAGTGGCTCAGGTTTAAGTGCTTTGTCAAAGGGCACGATGGTGCCAGTCCGGAGCACAACCCGCGGGTTATTCGGCTAATACAGTCCGGAGCCCAACCCGCGGGTGTTGCGGGTTATTGGGCTAATACAGTCTAAGCCCATTACTGAGCCACTCCACTCCACGACACCCACCCCTCCATAACAACCtaataagtgagtgagtgagtgagtgagggaattTATGAATGAAGGCATGAATGGCCTGACTCTCAACACAGACTATTTCCACTGTGTGAGAGCTCCTGACTTATCACCAGAGACTATTTCCACTGTGTGCGAGCAGACAGGCCTCTAGTAATGGAGCAACAGATCAATCTCAGTGTGTCCTGATGACCACCAAACCTGACTCAGCTAACGTCCTGCAACCACCAAAACTGACACTGTAGCGTCAGCTAATGTCCTGCCGCTGTTCAAAGGCAACAACTCTACACACATAATCCCCTGCCTGATGTACAGGGGCAATGTGTGTATACTATAACAGTTCCATCTctgtgggaacacacacacacagtgaggtgtgtgcttcacccactgcgtgctgtgtgtgttcactaattcacaaattgggataaatgctgacaccaaatttccctcacgggatcaaaagtatactactactactactactactactatataCCTGCCCTGCATGGGATTCAGAGGTCATATACCTGCCCTGTGTGGGGTTCAGAGGTCATATACCTGCCCTGTGTGGGGTTAAGAGGTCAATACCTGCCCTGTGTGAGGTTCAGAGGTCATATACCTGCCCTGTGTGGGGTTCAGAGGTCATATATCTGCCCTGTGTGAGGTTCAGAGGTCATACATCTGCCCTGTGTGAGGTTCAGAGGTCATATACCTGCCCTGTGTGGGGTTCAGAGGTCATATACTGATATATTCCCACCTGCCGTGTACTCAGGTGTGGCTGTACTGAAAGATCTCCACCTGCCTGGTGTTGGATTATCGCATCAGAATAtgaccacacactacacatgcagCCTGTTTTGATATTTGAGTTTATCAAGCAATCAAATTGTGTCTTTCCCTCCTGTGCTGTAGACACATTAGAAGAGTGTAGAACTTGCTCTTAACCACTCTGTTTGTTTCCCATCCCATAATAGCTGCTTGTTTGTTGTTATAGCGCCAGGAGAGCGCACATGGAGAGAGCACATGCAGCCCTCCTGCTGCCTGGAAAGCACACCCTTTAAATACATAGTGAGAGGACCATGAGAAACCGCTCTGTATTGAGCCACTGGGAGAGGACCATGagaagcagttctgtatagacctGGAATCATATTGAATACATGGTGTGGGTGCCATGAGAAGCAGTTCTGTGTGGAGCTGGAATCATATTGAATACATGGTGTGGGTGCCATGGGAAGCAGACGCAGTTCTGTATGGAGCTGGAATCATGGACTGCACTTTTAAAACGCGGCAGCTACCACACCAGACGCTTCAGCTGGTCACCATGTGAGTCTGTGATGACAGTAAATATGGGTGCTTAGCACTGGCCTAGACTGAGTCACTGGCTTAAGGGTCCTCTCGAGAGCTCTCATGCTTGCTTCAGTGATAATTCCATTAGAATACCATAGAGATaagaaaacactcacacacacatacacacagagagagagagagagagacatcctgTTTATCCTAGCAACACAAACATTGTTCACAGTATAATCATGGGGAATGTACTGTAAGACTGAAACAGAAAGCGAAAcctcatctctccctttctccctctttctttgtctgtgtttgtagacGTGTCCCACCCTAGTAGATGCTGGAGAGGAGGTCTGTCTAAATAACCCTGTGAAATACCGCTCCAGAAAATAGCCAAGATGTATTTTCTGTACAATGAAGTGGTAAATACTGCTTCATTGTACAGAAAATACTTAATCTTGGCTACAAATACTGCTCCATTATACAGAAAATACTTCATCTAGGCTGCAAATACCGCTCCATTGTACAGAAAATACTTCATCTTGGCTACAAATACTGCTTCATTGTACAGAAAATACTTCATCTAGGCTGCAAATACCGCTCCATTGTACAGAAAATACTTCATCTAGGCTGCAA includes:
- the ak1 gene encoding LOW QUALITY PROTEIN: adenylate kinase isoenzyme 1 (The sequence of the model RefSeq protein was modified relative to this genomic sequence to represent the inferred CDS: inserted 1 base in 1 codon), which codes for MADKIKGKKIIFVVGGPGSGKGTQCEKMVAKYGYTHLSSGDLLRAEVASGSERGKNLQAIMQKGELVPLDTVLDMILDAMVAKADTSKGYLIDGYPREVKQGEEFEKKIGAPSLLLYVDASGDTMVKRLMKRGETSGRADDNEETIKKRLDLYYKXTEPVIAFYEGRGIVRKVNSELPVDQVFAEVSKAVDGMKLNWT